One genomic region from Pseudomonas hormoni encodes:
- a CDS encoding FAD/NAD(P)-binding protein has protein sequence MTETRSGQTTDVIRHADILIIGGGLSGTMLAAQLLRLPGKRSLLVIEPRAELGRGEAYSAVELGHTLNGNAARMSVDPDNADDLTQWLTDYIAAGGWPESDEQHVPVSELFPPRGLFGVYVQQRLAEARAVGALNGSTVEHVRAEVVDLETLSDSVRLNLSDGQRLQGAYAVLATGMFPAARTPQTESSGLNAAALDPWDVAAMRQLDPQSTVLIIGSGLTMVDAVVSLEQAGHRGAIKVFSRHGLLPHVRRQPPAWADFLAEDHSIRTPRQLVRELRRHCREAIAQGIDWQAPLDTVRAHIGRLWNQATDEQRRQFVRHVRPWWESHHHRSPPLSAELVERLHGEGRLRIQAASYKGLEPSSGGEVSIRIRRRGEGETVVVSGAALINSSGIEYDWRRVARPLPQQLLARGLVRPGPLALGIAAAVDGAVLGEDGRVAGRLFAMGPPLRGMWWESTAVTDVASQAKALALRLAGAVL, from the coding sequence ATGACTGAAACCCGAAGCGGACAGACGACCGACGTCATCCGCCACGCAGACATCCTGATCATCGGCGGCGGCCTCAGCGGCACGATGCTGGCGGCGCAGTTGTTGCGTCTGCCCGGCAAGCGCTCGTTGCTGGTGATCGAGCCACGGGCCGAGCTCGGACGGGGCGAGGCGTACAGCGCGGTCGAGTTGGGCCATACGCTGAACGGCAACGCGGCGCGCATGAGCGTCGATCCGGACAATGCCGATGACCTGACTCAGTGGCTGACCGATTACATCGCCGCCGGAGGCTGGCCGGAGTCCGATGAGCAGCATGTGCCTGTCAGCGAGCTGTTTCCACCAAGGGGGCTTTTCGGTGTGTACGTGCAGCAGCGCCTGGCCGAGGCGCGAGCGGTGGGCGCCTTGAATGGCTCGACCGTCGAGCATGTGCGGGCCGAGGTGGTTGACCTGGAAACGTTGAGCGATTCGGTGCGGCTGAACTTGAGTGACGGGCAGCGATTGCAGGGCGCTTATGCGGTGTTGGCGACGGGGATGTTTCCCGCTGCACGCACGCCGCAGACCGAGTCCAGCGGTTTGAACGCGGCGGCGCTCGATCCTTGGGACGTGGCGGCCATGCGTCAGCTCGACCCGCAATCGACGGTGCTGATCATCGGTTCCGGCCTGACCATGGTCGATGCCGTGGTGTCGCTGGAACAGGCCGGGCATCGCGGGGCGATCAAAGTGTTTTCCCGGCACGGACTGTTGCCGCATGTGCGCCGGCAACCGCCGGCCTGGGCGGATTTTCTTGCCGAGGATCACAGTATTCGCACACCGCGACAGTTGGTGCGTGAATTGCGCCGGCATTGTCGGGAGGCCATTGCGCAGGGTATCGACTGGCAGGCGCCGTTGGACACTGTGCGGGCGCACATTGGCCGTTTGTGGAATCAGGCGACGGACGAGCAGCGTCGGCAGTTTGTGCGGCATGTGCGGCCTTGGTGGGAGAGTCACCATCACCGTTCGCCGCCGCTGAGTGCGGAGTTGGTGGAGCGACTGCACGGGGAAGGGCGGTTGCGGATTCAGGCGGCTTCGTACAAGGGGCTTGAGCCTTCTTCGGGTGGTGAAGTGAGCATTCGTATCCGCCGTCGTGGTGAAGGTGAAACGGTTGTCGTCAGCGGGGCGGCGTTGATCAATTCCAGCGGGATCGAGTACGACTGGCGGCGGGTGGCGCGACCGTTGCCGCAGCAGTTGCTGGCTCGCGGGTTGGTGCGGCCGGGGCCGTTGGCGTTGGGGATTGCGGCGGCGGTCGATGGCGCGGTGCTGGGGGAAGATGGGCGGGTTGCCGGTCGGTTGTTTGCCATGGGGCCGCCCTTGCGGGGGATGTGGTGGGAGAGTACGGCGGTGACTGATGTGGCTAGTCAGGCGAAGGCTTTGGCTTTGCGTTTGGCTGGGGCTGTGTTGTGA
- a CDS encoding substrate-binding periplasmic protein: MKRLAGCLLSFLTFTAVGADLNMLTDNHPPLHFQQGNALVGFGVDVVQALADTAGDQVHFQQVPLLRALRVASTEPATGVFTVLRTAERDSQYQWVGPLMEVETALFSTDSSRQRVGSLLEAGRQGRIAVPRKWLIYSYLQKQDLNNLYGVETPEQMMRLARLGRTEFVVADTLSVASMAREEGLPPEQLHYQIPLMKQATYIAFSPLTDARQVARWQQALDEMSRDGRLEQLKQRWLVDRTPR, encoded by the coding sequence ATGAAACGCTTGGCCGGTTGTCTGCTGTCTTTCCTGACGTTCACTGCGGTCGGGGCAGACCTGAACATGCTCACCGACAACCACCCGCCCCTGCATTTTCAGCAGGGCAACGCGCTGGTGGGGTTTGGCGTGGATGTGGTTCAGGCGCTGGCCGACACTGCCGGCGATCAGGTGCATTTTCAACAGGTGCCGTTGCTGCGCGCCTTGCGCGTGGCGAGCACCGAACCCGCCACGGGGGTGTTCACCGTGTTGCGCACCGCTGAGCGTGACAGTCAGTATCAGTGGGTCGGCCCCTTGATGGAGGTGGAAACCGCGCTGTTCTCCACGGACAGCAGCCGGCAACGGGTGGGCAGTTTGCTGGAGGCCGGCCGTCAGGGCCGGATTGCCGTTCCACGAAAATGGCTGATCTACAGCTACTTGCAGAAACAGGACCTGAACAATCTCTACGGCGTGGAAACACCCGAACAAATGATGCGTCTGGCGCGACTGGGCCGGACCGAATTTGTGGTGGCCGACACGCTGTCCGTCGCCAGCATGGCCCGTGAGGAAGGTTTGCCGCCCGAGCAGTTGCACTATCAGATTCCATTGATGAAGCAAGCCACCTACATTGCCTTTTCACCGCTGACCGATGCGCGCCAGGTCGCGCGCTGGCAGCAGGCGCTGGACGAGATGAGCCGGGACGGACGTCTCGAGCAACTCAAGCAGCGCTGGCTGGTGGATCGCACGCCGCGCTGA
- a CDS encoding LLM class flavin-dependent oxidoreductase, producing MAREIRLNAFDMNCVGHQSPGLWAHPRDRSWQYKDLEYWTDLAKILERGKFDGLFIADVLGIYDVYNGNGDAAIRQAAQVPVNDPLQLIPPMALVTEHLGFGLTASLSFEHPYPFARRLSTLDHLTKGRAGWNIVTSYLESGAKNLGQKSQTEHDARYDYAEEYLEVCYKLWEGSWEEGAILRDRERRIFSDPSKIHEIEHVGKHFQVPGIHLCEPSPQRTPVLYQAGASSRGKQFAAEHAECVFVAAPSKVLLKKTVADIRRRAAEAGRDPSKILIFNLQTVILGETDAKAKAKFEEYKTWVSYEGAMALISGWTGIDFSQFKPDEPLKHVHTNAIQSAVEAFSTADPNKVWTPNELADWVGIGGFGPLFVGSPETVADLLQEWVEETDVDGFNLAYALTHETFIDAVELLVPELQKRGVYKTEYAPGTLREKLFGEGPRLPEIHPGAGYRDLAALRQQERKVVSA from the coding sequence ATGGCCCGTGAAATTCGTCTCAACGCGTTTGACATGAACTGTGTCGGCCACCAGTCGCCGGGTTTGTGGGCGCACCCGCGGGATCGCTCCTGGCAGTACAAGGACCTCGAATACTGGACCGATCTGGCGAAAATCCTCGAACGCGGCAAGTTCGATGGCTTGTTCATTGCCGATGTACTGGGCATTTACGATGTCTATAACGGCAACGGTGACGCGGCGATTCGTCAGGCGGCGCAAGTGCCGGTCAACGATCCGTTGCAACTGATTCCGCCAATGGCGCTGGTCACCGAGCATCTGGGCTTTGGATTGACGGCATCGCTGTCGTTCGAGCATCCGTATCCGTTCGCCCGACGCCTGTCGACCCTCGATCACCTGACCAAGGGGCGCGCGGGCTGGAACATTGTCACCTCGTATCTGGAAAGCGGCGCCAAGAACCTCGGGCAGAAAAGCCAGACCGAACACGATGCTCGTTACGACTACGCCGAAGAATACCTGGAGGTTTGCTACAAGCTCTGGGAAGGCAGTTGGGAAGAGGGCGCCATCCTGCGCGATCGCGAGCGCAGGATTTTCAGCGATCCGAGCAAAATCCACGAGATCGAGCATGTCGGCAAACATTTCCAGGTGCCCGGCATTCACCTCTGCGAACCCTCGCCACAACGCACGCCGGTTCTCTATCAAGCGGGTGCATCGAGTCGCGGCAAGCAGTTCGCCGCTGAACACGCCGAGTGCGTGTTCGTGGCGGCGCCGTCGAAAGTGCTGCTGAAAAAGACCGTCGCCGACATCCGTCGTCGTGCCGCCGAGGCCGGGCGTGATCCGTCGAAGATCCTGATCTTCAACCTGCAAACGGTGATCCTCGGCGAGACCGATGCCAAGGCCAAAGCCAAGTTCGAGGAATACAAAACCTGGGTCAGTTACGAAGGCGCGATGGCATTGATCTCCGGCTGGACCGGGATCGATTTCAGTCAGTTCAAACCCGATGAGCCACTCAAGCATGTGCACACCAATGCCATTCAATCGGCGGTGGAAGCGTTCTCCACGGCCGATCCGAACAAGGTCTGGACCCCTAACGAACTGGCCGATTGGGTCGGGATTGGCGGGTTTGGTCCGCTGTTCGTCGGCAGTCCCGAGACGGTTGCCGATCTGCTTCAGGAGTGGGTTGAGGAAACCGACGTGGACGGCTTCAACCTGGCTTATGCGTTGACTCACGAGACCTTCATCGACGCTGTGGAGTTGCTGGTGCCGGAGTTGCAGAAACGCGGTGTGTACAAGACCGAATACGCGCCGGGGACCTTGCGCGAGAAGTTGTTCGGGGAAGGGCCGCGGTTGCCGGAGATTCATCCGGGCGCGGGATATCGGGATTTGGCGGCGTTGCGGCAGCAGGAGAGGAAAGTGGTGTCTGCCTAA
- a CDS encoding acyl-CoA dehydrogenase, whose protein sequence is MNALTQPIAAGQPLAKSQHDLHNARSLLDATLRFIRHQAKTNDDPYVISRFGDLHIRIEVAAALLERAEAFLNSHEDDTEISVAIAESHLASADALNTVSNAEFELTGQRTVLPGSLHDPLRWKLHLIGNFRLNGIHPPSLRSAV, encoded by the coding sequence ATGAATGCCTTGACTCAACCGATTGCTGCCGGGCAACCCCTGGCCAAAAGTCAGCACGACTTGCACAACGCGCGCAGTTTGCTTGATGCGACCCTGCGCTTCATTCGTCATCAGGCTAAAACCAACGATGACCCCTACGTCATCAGCCGTTTCGGCGATTTGCACATTCGCATCGAAGTCGCTGCCGCACTGCTGGAACGTGCTGAAGCTTTTCTGAATAGCCACGAAGACGACACCGAAATCAGCGTCGCCATCGCCGAGTCGCATCTGGCCAGTGCAGATGCGTTGAACACCGTCAGCAACGCCGAATTCGAACTCACCGGCCAACGCACTGTGTTGCCCGGATCACTGCACGACCCGCTGCGCTGGAAACTCCATCTCATCGGTAACTTCCGCCTCAACGGCATCCATCCACCCAGCTTGCGGAGTGCCGTTTGA
- a CDS encoding ABC transporter ATP-binding protein, protein MSSTDSILQVSGISLSFKGVKAINELSFDVRRGEICALIGPNGAGKSSLLNVLNGVYRFDAGSIVFEQQPFKRIDPLSAARRGIGRTFQNNALFKKMSVIDNILTGLSRHLRSSFIEQALNLPRARREAENFRQQAQGILEFLELQAHRDVPVGNLSYGLQKRVELGRALIAGPRLLLLDEPMAGMNAEEKQEMARFIADINRDLGTTVVLIEHDMSVVMGLSDHVVVLDYGRKVGDGTPAEVQADPEVIAAYLGVVH, encoded by the coding sequence ATGAGCTCGACCGATTCCATCCTGCAAGTCAGCGGCATTTCCCTGTCCTTCAAAGGCGTGAAAGCGATTAACGAACTGTCCTTCGACGTGCGTCGTGGCGAGATCTGCGCCCTGATCGGCCCCAACGGCGCAGGCAAGAGTTCGCTGCTCAATGTGCTGAACGGCGTGTACCGCTTCGACGCCGGTTCGATTGTCTTCGAGCAGCAGCCGTTCAAACGCATCGACCCGTTGAGCGCGGCGCGCCGGGGCATTGGCCGTACGTTCCAGAACAACGCGCTGTTCAAGAAGATGAGCGTGATCGACAACATCCTCACCGGCTTGTCCCGGCACTTGCGCAGCAGCTTCATCGAACAGGCACTCAACCTGCCGCGAGCACGCCGTGAAGCTGAAAACTTCCGCCAACAAGCCCAGGGCATTCTCGAATTTCTTGAACTGCAAGCCCACCGCGATGTGCCGGTGGGAAACCTGTCCTATGGCCTGCAAAAACGCGTAGAGCTCGGCCGCGCCCTGATCGCCGGCCCGCGCCTGTTGCTGCTGGATGAGCCGATGGCCGGGATGAACGCCGAAGAGAAACAGGAAATGGCCCGTTTCATCGCCGACATCAACCGCGACCTCGGCACCACAGTGGTGTTGATCGAGCACGACATGAGTGTGGTCATGGGCCTGTCCGACCACGTCGTGGTCCTCGATTACGGGCGCAAGGTCGGCGACGGCACGCCCGCCGAAGTGCAGGCCGATCCGGAAGTGATCGCGGCGTATCTGGGAGTGGTGCACTAA
- a CDS encoding AMP-binding protein → MSVHELKRPPLADTAEWRVELPKALEQLRHWAQISPLQAALRHKRHGQWFVWRWIDVLRDVERLADGLRQQGFTEDSRLALSGAFEPDLLLLALAAQHIGGQVLTLPDNLDPESLHKILWRSGPTHAFVQGRQTQQLWLNQGQSLLNFNDLLGPVETPQRLNRWSKGSQLWSEEGTQWQAGLTVLLEQWLTCGHSLAFPESPGSASRDRREVAPSGLLLSAERLQLLAAEIESRLAPHGTWRRRLCDWAIAHPEKGLQRLIKNRVRRLLGFHNLHFIWQATRSPDAQPQPTWLTEFKRDIA, encoded by the coding sequence ATGAGCGTGCACGAACTCAAACGTCCGCCCCTCGCGGACACCGCCGAGTGGCGGGTCGAGCTGCCCAAGGCACTGGAGCAATTGCGTCACTGGGCGCAGATCAGTCCGTTGCAAGCGGCGCTGCGTCACAAGCGCCACGGCCAGTGGTTTGTCTGGCGCTGGATCGACGTCTTGCGCGACGTCGAGCGCCTGGCAGACGGTTTGCGCCAGCAAGGTTTCACCGAGGATTCACGTCTGGCCCTCAGCGGCGCGTTCGAGCCGGATCTGTTGCTGCTGGCCCTGGCCGCCCAACACATTGGCGGGCAAGTGCTGACGCTGCCGGACAACCTCGACCCCGAATCCCTGCACAAAATCCTGTGGCGCAGCGGTCCCACGCACGCCTTCGTTCAGGGTCGGCAGACGCAGCAACTCTGGCTCAATCAGGGCCAATCGCTGTTGAACTTCAACGATCTGCTCGGTCCGGTAGAAACCCCGCAACGGCTCAACCGCTGGAGCAAGGGCTCGCAACTGTGGAGCGAAGAGGGCACGCAATGGCAGGCCGGCCTGACGGTATTGCTTGAGCAGTGGCTGACCTGCGGCCACTCCCTGGCCTTCCCGGAAAGCCCCGGCAGCGCCAGTCGCGACCGTCGGGAAGTGGCGCCATCCGGGCTGCTGCTCTCGGCGGAACGCCTGCAACTGCTGGCGGCGGAAATCGAAAGCCGTCTCGCCCCACATGGCACCTGGCGCCGGCGCCTGTGCGACTGGGCCATCGCCCACCCGGAAAAAGGCCTGCAACGCCTGATCAAGAATCGCGTTCGCCGACTGCTCGGTTTCCACAACCTGCATTTCATCTGGCAAGCCACGCGCAGCCCTGACGCTCAACCGCAGCCCACCTGGCTCACCGAATTCAAACGGGATATCGCATGA
- a CDS encoding ABC transporter substrate-binding protein: MRASLKRSLVGAALTLAVFSSAVPMVQASSDQQFFPLATYRVGAYASSGVQVWAGMLDYLNYINEVEGGINGVKLVWQECETEWTAEKGIECYERFKKGLDGAPVAIYSPNGAPAAYALSERAEVDKIPLITLGYGRTEATDGTVFPYNFPVMLTFYSEASSLINFIAEREGGFDKLKGKKIATVYHDSAYGRETLGPLKLLAEKYGFENIQIPVADPGNEQSAQWRQIRQVNPDWVFLRTWGVSTPVAVKTAARFGFPVDHIVGDIWASSSEDVLPAGAAAKGYLALTPYPAGTDFEIHKRLKQYILDKGKSDLKDLKNFGSVYYNSGLVNAAVMVEAIRTAQGKFGKRPLNGEEGRWGLEHLNIDDARLKDMGYFGLMQNLKLSCKDHEGGGSARVQQWDGANWTLISDWIAADRALLRPLIDEKSAAFAKEKGLTPRTCNGDE, encoded by the coding sequence ATGCGTGCATCCTTGAAACGTTCACTGGTCGGCGCCGCTTTGACGCTGGCCGTTTTCAGCAGTGCGGTGCCGATGGTTCAGGCTTCGTCCGACCAGCAGTTCTTCCCGTTGGCCACTTACCGCGTCGGCGCGTACGCCTCCAGCGGTGTGCAGGTGTGGGCCGGCATGCTCGATTACCTGAACTACATCAACGAGGTGGAAGGCGGGATCAACGGCGTCAAACTGGTGTGGCAGGAATGCGAAACCGAGTGGACGGCGGAGAAGGGCATCGAGTGCTACGAGCGCTTCAAGAAGGGCCTGGACGGCGCGCCGGTGGCGATCTATTCCCCCAACGGCGCGCCGGCGGCGTATGCGCTGAGCGAGCGCGCGGAAGTCGACAAGATTCCGCTGATCACCCTCGGCTACGGCCGCACCGAAGCTACTGACGGCACGGTGTTCCCCTACAACTTCCCGGTGATGCTGACCTTCTACAGCGAGGCGTCGAGCCTGATCAATTTCATCGCCGAGCGGGAGGGCGGCTTCGACAAACTCAAGGGCAAGAAGATCGCCACGGTCTACCACGACTCGGCGTACGGACGGGAAACCCTCGGCCCATTGAAGTTGCTGGCAGAGAAATACGGCTTCGAAAACATCCAGATTCCGGTGGCCGATCCGGGCAACGAGCAATCGGCGCAATGGCGGCAGATTCGCCAGGTCAACCCGGACTGGGTGTTCCTGCGTACCTGGGGCGTGTCGACGCCGGTAGCGGTGAAAACTGCTGCGCGTTTCGGCTTCCCGGTGGACCACATCGTCGGCGACATTTGGGCCAGTTCCAGCGAGGACGTACTGCCCGCAGGCGCCGCGGCCAAAGGTTATCTGGCGCTGACGCCATACCCGGCCGGCACCGATTTCGAGATCCACAAACGCCTCAAGCAGTACATCCTCGACAAAGGCAAAAGCGACCTCAAGGACCTGAAGAATTTCGGCAGCGTCTACTACAACTCCGGGCTGGTGAACGCCGCGGTGATGGTGGAAGCGATCCGCACCGCCCAGGGTAAATTTGGCAAGCGTCCCTTGAATGGCGAAGAGGGTCGCTGGGGGCTGGAACACCTGAATATCGACGACGCACGGCTCAAGGACATGGGCTATTTCGGCCTGATGCAGAACCTCAAACTGTCGTGCAAGGATCACGAGGGCGGCGGTTCGGCGCGGGTACAGCAGTGGGACGGCGCCAACTGGACGCTGATCAGCGACTGGATCGCCGCCGATCGCGCGTTGTTGCGACCCTTGATCGATGAAAAGTCCGCAGCGTTCGCCAAGGAAAAAGGCCTGACGCCACGCACCTGCAACGGGGACGAGTAA
- a CDS encoding branched-chain amino acid ABC transporter permease codes for MTFFFETLLGGLLAGTMYSLVAIGFVLIYKASGVFNFAQGAMLLFAALTFVSLHDQGVPFALALLLTVVVMIVGALLIERLVLRPLVNRSQITLFMATLGLSFIIEGLAQGLMGSQVRALDLGIDDVPVFIGGMMVSQFDLIAAAAAIVLVTVLALLFNKTRIGVSLRAVADDTTAALSIGINLNRIWQIVWAVAGIVGLVAGLLWGARQGVQFSLSLVVLKALPVLIIGGFTSIGGAIVGGLIVGAAENLAEVYIGPLIGGGITPWFAYVLALAFLYIRPAGLFGERAIERV; via the coding sequence ATGACGTTCTTCTTCGAAACCCTGCTCGGCGGCCTGCTCGCCGGGACCATGTATTCGCTGGTCGCCATCGGCTTCGTGCTGATCTACAAGGCCAGCGGCGTGTTCAATTTCGCCCAGGGCGCGATGCTGCTGTTCGCTGCGCTGACCTTCGTCAGCCTGCACGATCAGGGCGTGCCGTTTGCCTTGGCGCTGTTGCTGACGGTGGTGGTGATGATCGTCGGCGCGCTGCTGATCGAACGGTTGGTGCTGCGGCCGCTGGTCAATCGCTCGCAGATCACCTTGTTCATGGCGACGCTTGGCTTGTCATTCATCATCGAAGGCCTGGCCCAAGGGTTGATGGGCTCGCAGGTGCGGGCACTGGACCTGGGCATCGACGACGTGCCGGTGTTCATCGGCGGGATGATGGTCAGCCAGTTCGACCTGATCGCCGCGGCGGCTGCCATTGTGCTGGTGACGGTGCTGGCGCTGTTGTTCAACAAGACACGCATCGGCGTTTCGTTGCGCGCGGTGGCCGATGACACCACCGCCGCGTTGTCGATCGGCATCAACCTCAACCGCATCTGGCAGATCGTCTGGGCGGTAGCGGGGATTGTTGGTTTGGTGGCGGGATTGCTCTGGGGCGCGCGCCAAGGCGTGCAGTTTTCTCTGTCGCTGGTGGTGCTCAAGGCCTTGCCCGTGTTGATCATCGGCGGCTTCACCTCGATTGGCGGGGCCATCGTCGGCGGGTTGATTGTCGGCGCGGCGGAGAACCTCGCCGAGGTTTACATCGGCCCGCTGATCGGCGGCGGCATCACCCCGTGGTTCGCCTACGTCCTGGCCCTGGCCTTCCTGTACATCCGCCCCGCCGGCCTGTTCGGCGAGCGCGCCATCGAGCGAGTCTGA
- a CDS encoding ABC transporter ATP-binding protein has protein sequence MSEAASDNAAIDLLRVNDIEVIYDGAILAVAGVSLTVPKGGIVALLGANGAGKSTTLKAISGLVRAERAQVSRGTIEFFGRDTAGVDPSLRVRQGMVHVLEGRHVFAQLTVEDNLRSGGFVRRLSRQDMARDLERIYAWFPRLKTKRKTQAGLTSGGEQQMVAIGRALMTRPTLVLLDEPSMGLAPIIVQEIFEIVAQLNREEQVSFLIAEQNINVALKYASQAYVLDTGRVVLSGSSEALLARGDLHDFYLGKH, from the coding sequence ATGAGTGAAGCCGCCAGCGACAATGCCGCCATCGACCTGCTGCGAGTCAACGACATCGAGGTGATCTACGACGGCGCGATCCTGGCCGTGGCCGGGGTTTCGCTGACGGTGCCCAAGGGCGGTATCGTCGCATTGCTCGGTGCCAACGGCGCGGGCAAAAGCACCACGCTCAAGGCGATTTCCGGATTGGTGCGGGCCGAGCGGGCGCAAGTCAGTCGCGGCACCATCGAGTTTTTCGGCCGCGATACGGCGGGTGTCGATCCCAGTCTGCGGGTGCGCCAAGGGATGGTGCATGTGCTGGAAGGTCGCCATGTCTTTGCGCAGTTGACGGTCGAGGACAACCTGCGCAGTGGCGGTTTCGTGCGGCGCTTGAGCCGCCAGGACATGGCCCGGGACCTGGAGCGGATTTACGCCTGGTTTCCACGCCTGAAAACCAAGCGCAAGACCCAGGCCGGGCTCACGTCCGGTGGCGAGCAGCAGATGGTCGCCATCGGCCGGGCGTTGATGACCCGTCCTACTTTGGTACTGCTTGATGAACCTTCCATGGGTTTGGCGCCTATTATCGTCCAGGAGATTTTCGAGATCGTCGCCCAGCTCAATCGCGAGGAGCAGGTGAGCTTCCTGATTGCCGAGCAAAACATTAATGTGGCGCTCAAGTACGCGTCACAGGCCTATGTCCTCGACACTGGCCGAGTGGTGTTGTCCGGCAGCAGCGAGGCGTTGCTGGCGCGGGGCGATCTGCATGACTTCTATCTAGGTAAACACTGA
- a CDS encoding branched-chain amino acid ABC transporter permease, with amino-acid sequence MSISLARETAPSVLIQRRVPFGLLGLLLIAFIVVPLTGNDYWLNAILIPFLVLSLAGLGLNLLTGYTGQTSVGAAGFMAVGAFATYGFLLRLPELGLPVALLGGGLISALVGFVFGLPSSRIKGFYLMVTTLAAQFFLEWLFVKFPWFYNYGSSGTISAPKLALFGHDLNTPLGRYLLTLTTVLLLTWVAVNLVKSQIGRNWMAIRDMDTAAAVIGIPVVRYKHLAFAVSSFYLGIAGALWAFAYLGTASASSFDINRSFQILFIIIIGGMGSIAGNFVGAAFISLLPILLSHAGQALFGGSVDAGQLQNLQKIIFGVLIIVFLIKEPEGLIRLLSNLRERLSHWPLRF; translated from the coding sequence ATGTCGATATCCCTTGCCCGCGAAACCGCGCCGTCGGTGTTGATCCAGCGTCGTGTCCCTTTTGGCCTGCTCGGTCTGTTGTTGATTGCCTTCATCGTTGTGCCGCTGACCGGCAACGACTATTGGCTGAACGCGATCCTGATCCCGTTCCTGGTGCTGTCCCTGGCCGGACTCGGCCTGAATTTGCTCACCGGCTACACCGGCCAGACCTCGGTCGGCGCGGCAGGGTTCATGGCGGTCGGGGCGTTTGCCACCTATGGGTTTTTGCTGCGGTTGCCCGAGCTCGGTTTGCCCGTCGCATTGCTGGGCGGCGGATTGATCAGCGCGCTGGTGGGCTTCGTCTTCGGTCTGCCGAGTTCGCGGATCAAAGGTTTTTACCTGATGGTCACCACGCTGGCGGCACAGTTCTTTCTGGAGTGGCTGTTCGTCAAATTTCCCTGGTTCTACAACTATGGATCGTCCGGGACCATCTCCGCACCGAAGCTGGCGCTGTTCGGCCATGACCTGAACACGCCGCTCGGCCGCTATCTGCTGACGCTGACCACCGTGTTGTTGCTGACCTGGGTCGCGGTGAACCTGGTGAAAAGCCAGATCGGCCGCAACTGGATGGCGATCCGCGACATGGACACTGCCGCTGCGGTGATCGGCATTCCGGTGGTGCGCTACAAACACCTGGCGTTCGCCGTCAGCTCGTTCTACCTCGGTATCGCTGGGGCGCTGTGGGCCTTCGCCTATCTGGGCACGGCCAGCGCCAGCAGCTTCGACATCAATCGGTCGTTCCAGATCCTGTTCATCATCATTATCGGCGGCATGGGCAGCATCGCCGGCAACTTCGTCGGCGCCGCGTTTATCAGCCTGTTGCCGATCCTGCTGAGCCACGCCGGGCAAGCCTTGTTCGGCGGTTCGGTGGACGCGGGGCAATTGCAGAACCTGCAAAAAATCATCTTCGGCGTGCTGATCATTGTGTTCCTGATCAAGGAACCGGAAGGCCTGATCCGCCTGCTAAGCAACCTTCGTGAACGGCTGAGCCACTGGCCGCTGCGCTTCTGA